aatttaaattaatgaaatcatctccgtacatatgtatatacaatataattatcattattcTAGTCCGATCACCTTCGGGATATTTAAACATTTCATGAACATGTATTTCAATGAACAAAAGAAATacaaatttttgcattttaatacacatatgtaaaatcATTCAATATTATAACATGacttacatatgagccgttataattaaaagtggcatgagtccacttttcttcatttcgagatatatctcgcaaaacattaaatatatctaatgttttgtatttaacaatatttaaaaatgctggtggcctgtaatacgtttattctgcttttccgaaattttGGAAATATCAAATTGATTGAAGtgataaatttttgaataaagtcaaacagaaataatggttttggaactgaaaattagacttcagTCACTTTCaagtataacggctcatatgtacatacatacatacatacgtacgtatgctTATgtatgctatgtacatatgtacgtatgcttaTCCAAAATTCTAAATTTCAGCAATTACTTGTAATGAAAACGAAGTTTtaaatccgtgtgtcacatacTGCAACCCTGAACCTGATTGTCCCTATGCAATGACAGGAGCTGTAAGGGAATGTGCACCCCCACCTCCAGACTATGAATGTGGACCTGCATGCGTTTGCGCACCGGGATTCGTCAGAATTGACACAAAATGCGTTTCACCCGATTTATGTAAGCTGATAATTTTTAAACTCTAACTATCAAACGATTcgatttaataatcaaatttggAAAAATCGAAATCAGGTTGCCCTGGACCAAATCAAGAAGCTATCGATTGTCCGGTGCCGTGTGACGACACATGTGATTTGAGACCAGCACCAAACTGTAAAATAACTCCTTGTGTCTTGAAAGGATGTCGTTGCAAAGCAGGATATGTGAGGGATTTTATGAAGAATTGCATACTCAAGGCAGATTGCAGTATGTTATAAACATCATATCTTAtgttatactagctgaacccggcatgcgttgcaatgccacaataacgcatgcaattcccgttcccattttccCACTCCCTAGTTAACGtcgtggtaatctgacttatccAGCGTTTTGGCTGTTgcttctcgatgtgtttcgataagtaaatgtttcagtttcaaattaatacttaataatcaaattaaattacagtaatcataatttgtcggaaaaacgcaggcggcgaacacatttgaaattattcaattgtttgtttattttaccctaacaacgagAGGGCGATGCgaaaacatttgtaattattgcgTTGCCATGCTACTCATTCCTGTTTTGCCATTCCCGTATTTGggagatttttttacagaaaacatCGTGtgcgggcatgcacacaataactcatgtaagtttcatcgcaatcagttgagtggtataggaacgcatacgtgacagacatatacatatgtcacagtgaaattatatttcaagtgaaaatatattttcactgacgtttcagtgaaatcataaccagatACATTTTCagagttggttttattcatttaagattagatcgTTAAAGTTGGTCGTATTTAAGGgttattatagaaaaaatattctgTATCAAGGGGAaaccttaaaaaataatataaaagttctaaaaaataatatgcacTACCATCAGcccatttaaatttttgaaaatcataccgattttcgaaggttttttttttttaatttaagcttAGTAttagtagtttatttttttcaattcgcctaataatatatgtaaatggaagattttacttattatttttacgGATACCTCATGATACAGAACATCTTTTACACCTAGAGGTGTTTCTAAATTCCAAAATTCACTGTTtttgatatacgtatgtactttaatgtacatatgtatatatgtgaggCCCTTATTATCCACGATGGCCAAAGGCGCTTTTTGGAATTTCAtatgttttaatgttttttttctgcTAGTCATTTAGGAATCCGTAATTAACAATTGTGACTGTCAAAACCGGCTAAACTTGGTtcaaaattaactttaaaaacAGATTTTTATCAAAACTGACTTGTGAAATACATATAGTATCTTAGTTATTAAACTTGTCTTTTATGGAAAAAATGTAAGGTGTTTTTTGCCATCTTTGATACAAGGACCTGTGATACttgggtacatacatacatgtaccccagtatgtatgtatattattgaatttcATACTAATACCGCCAATTTTTTCTTAAGTTagttattttttctaattttatcttAGAGAAAATATGTCGCGGTGAAAATGAAGTGTATAACGAATGCGGTAGTTGCGATCCTACATGTAAAAATCCAAATATTATTTGTCCTCAAACTGGATGCATAAAGGGATGTTTTTGTATCAAAGGATTCGTCAGAGATAATAAAAGGAAGTGCATTGATCCGAAAAATTGCGgtgaatattaataaataatgatacgataattaaaaaaatatgatcattaaaaaaaccaattaatatttgtatatcgTGTCATTTCAGTTACAATTACACCTTTTCCTTGTAATGTTAACGAGCATTTCACGGATTGTGTGCCGTGGAAAGAAGCTTCTTGTACCGACTACAACATACTTCCAGCTCATCCAAACTACTGCAAACCAGGATGCACATGCGATAATCTATTCGTTCGATATAATAAAGTGTGTATTGCTCGTCGTGACTGTAAAcgaaaaaagaaataaataaatatttgcatgctataaataatttatttaataataattgattatCCTATGTGTGATATCACATGTGTCCTTATCTATTTCCGTGaacattttcagaaaatcagctctttataatagaatatttgtttaatctaattttacatattttattttattttattttattttattgttacaattcaatatacactcgctattacagatttgctccaatgcgacgggtgtacgttaacgaaatacagaatacataaacaatcagaaatcagaaatacagtaataaatacatatgcaatcagaatatatagcatataacaattaatcagaaataataatcatagagacatctatggattatttttagattttttttgtatacaatttttatacatataataaatacgaaattataaagatgtctatagagatatctatagatttcagattaccgtgtataattattacaaattatacacaggcagattttgtgacaacaggattagatctaataccaattttcaggaaccgtttcagcaatgatcagataaaattggtaaactctgatagagaaacgatcgatttggagtcacaaaacccccaaatctaaccagcagtggcgaggactcgaacctttgaccccagtggtgctaaatatatacgctaccactaagccaatatgtatgtactaatagATAAAAGTACTTAACAcctaaaagtacatatatatatatatatatatatatatatatatatatatatatatatatatatatatatatatatatatattcttttcttaggcaaaaaccaaatgatcgcaaccagatcagagagcggagtaataattaggaatagagaagagatcatagacagagtttatacgttctatgcaaaactttacgagaacaacaacggtcaatttcccgctccggaatcgacacacggccaaagggttcctgcagtattg
The nucleotide sequence above comes from Arctopsyche grandis isolate Sample6627 chromosome 4, ASM5162203v2, whole genome shotgun sequence. Encoded proteins:
- the LOC143910939 gene encoding zonadhesin-like; this translates as MISTFFAIAALYCVAIFSENINYVKAITCNENEVLNPCVTYCNPEPDCPYAMTGAVRECAPPPPDYECGPACVCAPGFVRIDTKCVSPDLCCPGPNQEAIDCPVPCDDTCDLRPAPNCKITPCVLKGCRCKAGYVRDFMKNCILKADCKKICRGENEVYNECGSCDPTCKNPNIICPQTGCIKGCFCIKGFVRDNKRKCIDPKNCVTITPFPCNVNEHFTDCVPWKEASCTDYNILPAHPNYCKPGCTCDNLFVRYNKVCIARRDCKRKKK